In Candidatus Zixiibacteriota bacterium, the genomic stretch CCCATAAAAAAACCCTCCCATTGCTGGGAGGGTTTGTGGTGTATTCCTGAAGTTTGGTTGAGTCGGGCGAGGAAGCCGTTACTTCAGGAGGACCATTTTCTTGGTAGCCGAGAAGGCGCCGGCTTCAGCCTTGTAGAAGTAGAGGCCGGAAGCCATATTGGCGGCATCCCAGTTAACCGTGACAACGCCGGCCGGGCTGTATCCGGAGAAGGCGGCGACCCGCTGACCGGAGACATTGTAAATGCTCACCGACCAGTCGGAAGCCACCGGCAGAGCCAGCTCGATGGTGGTTGTCGGGTTGAACGGGTTCGGATAGTTCTGGCTCAGACCAAACTCGGTCGGCACAAAGTTCTTCCGGGTCTCCAGGATAGAGCCATAGTAAGTGGCCGCTTCCACCGAGATCAGAGTCGCTTCGCTCGAGAGAGTCAGAACGGAACCGCTGGTAAGACGACCCCGCTCCATGCTGTAAACCAAAACTCTCGTCATGCCGTCGACGGTGGCATACTTCAGCTCCATATCGCGAGCGTCGTTAGCCAGCATCGGGGTGACTTCGCCTTCAAAGACAAACAGCGCGCCGCCGATATCAACCGGCGTCTTCACCGTTATATCTTTGCCATTGGAGTAGAATTCGGCAACCGTCCCCGGGGTCACCTTGGCATACGGCAGAGCGTCGCCAACGATTACCCGTATCAGGTAAACCAGATCCGCCACCGACAGCGGGATCCCGTCACCGTTAACTTCCGTAGCGGCTATCTGACCTTCCAGATTAATCGTGAAGGCCGCCAGACCGCTGATGAAGTAGTTGGTGAAGACCACCGCGTCACCGATTTCGTTGGGAATGCCGTTCAGGTTGATATCCCCGCGGGCGTCAATACTATCGGAACAGATAATATCAATACCGCCGTTGCGGAAGATGATCGCGCCCAGAGGAGCATTCTTCACACCACCGGTGTCGTTGAAAACCGTGTCGTAGCAGGTATCGGCCGGTCCATTAAATCCGTAAGAGACCGGGTCGGTAATCTCATTGCCCAGGAAGTCAAAAACCTTCAGACCCAGATAAAGGAGATTACCATCCTCGCTGGCCATAACGTTGTCAGCGCAATCAAGCCAGAAGAACCGAATCGGCACGAACATGCAGTTCAAAGTCCGGTCGTTGGTCACAAAGAAGTGCAGAACGACCAGTTCGCCAGGTCCGGCTACATGGTTGGGATTGGTGGCGCCGTTATTGGTCTCACGAAGACCAACTACCCGCAGCATGCCCGAAGGACAGCCGCTGCCGCAGTTGCCAAAAGGACCAAAACGATAGGTGAAATACTCAAAGCCGCCGCTGTCAATCAGGGCTCCGGGAGTCGCCTGAGTGAAGGTCAGCGCCGAGGCATCATAAGCAATAAGGAAGTCAAAACCACCAATCAGATCCGAGGTGAATCCCGCCGGAACAAAGGCCGAATCCAGATAGATCGAAGCGGTGGCATAATGACCCTGCAACTGGTCGTGAACCTTCTCAATCCAGATAGTGAAGCCGCTCACATGTATCTTGTAGCAGGCCGTATCGGCATTGGTGACATTGCACGGAGGGCAGATCTCGGCTCCGTCCGAAGCCGCGATACAGAGGGTGAAATCACCCAGATAGTCGGAATTGTCGCCAATATCCCAGGTCCATTCGCCAGTATTAGCGTCCAGGTTGAATCCGGTGCCATAGTAGGTCGGACCGTCAAAACTGACCAGCGAATAACTGAGTGCGGATGGTCCGCCGTCAGGGTCATTCGCCACAACCTGACCGGAAAGAAGAATCGCCCAGACCGCCTGAAGAACGGCGTCAGGGTCAGAAGTAATAACCGGAGGCTCGTTAGTAACACAGATTTCGACCGAGCAATCAGCGGTGGCGCCGCACTTGTCGGTCACCCGCAGCACTACCGTCGAAACGCAGATGTCGTCCCCGCCGGTAGCCCAGATGAAATGACCGGTGGTCAGATTGACCGAACCAGGTCCTGACACCTTGGAATACTGTAGGGTTTCGCAACCGTTGCCCAGGTCGGTATCGTTACCGGTCACGTCAAACTCCACCACCGTGCCCCACGGAACCGTAATCGGACCGGGACAGGCTATAGTGGGAGTCGCATTCTGAACGGTAACCGTTCCAGCCACGACCGTCGTCGCCAGCTCCTCCACTGGACTGCATTTGACCAGCTTGGTTGACGCCCCAATCGGGCAGCCGCACTGGCTGGTCCCGGTTATGGTCGCCCCGCTGACCACGATCGAACCGCTGCAGATGTCGCCAGTCTTCAGATGGATTTGACCAACGACCGTCGTCCCCGCCGGAAGGCAGTTATCGCCGGTGTTGATCCGCATCGCCGCCATCCGTACCGTATCCGGTGTCCCACCAACCTGCAATACCCGGTCCGGCAACGCCGTCAAACCGGCGTCAAAATTGACCGAGAAATCGCTGTAACTGCCACTGAGCGTAAAAACAATCTCAAAAGCGCTCAGCGGCTCCGGGGTGTTAACCGTGATGTTCAGTATCGTCGTGGCGCAACGCGGAACCGTCTTCGACTGAAACGTCACCGTCTGGGCGGTCGCGAAGGAGAAAGCGAATACCAGAAGTAACGAAGCCAGCAGTAAAGAATAAAGGGTTCTTTTTTGCATCATTATAATGCTCCTTTAAATAATTTAAAGGTTCATTAAAAAAGTAACAGGTATCTTCCTGCTTCTATCCCTTGAAAGAAAAGTCGCCTCCTCTTCAAGGCTCCAGACTTTCAGCTACCAGGGAAGTCTGAAGAAAACCCCGTCTCGTCCTCAAAAGGGGATGATAGCATAAGCTATGTATGATGATAAATTATGAACTCTCGAGGAGAGATAATAACTAACAGAGTTTTTGGAGTCTTCTTAGAGGCTCTAAAGGATGTAACTTCCCATAACCACCTAAGAATCTTCGGAAGGCCTGTCAATAAGAGCTTTTCAAAGGACGCAATATCAAGTCTCTCAACCGATATCGCAAGGTGCTAACTCATCCTTAACAGAAGCGTTTCATCAACACAACTATTCCCTGGACATCAACAAAATAACCAATTCCTCCAATCTGTCAAGAAAAATTTAACAAAAAACCAAAATACTACGGCAAATAGTAGCAATATCCGGGGAAGCCAAGGGGAGATTACCTCACCCTCTCCGAACCATCCGACCTGACCCGACCAAGAAAACTACCCCCGGATGAGACCGCAATAAGCCACAAAGACCGATACCGCACGCCATCATCAAATGAGATATCAGACATCTCGCCAACCGCACCTATCATCAACAGATCACCAACTCGCCGCAAAAGAAACAACCCGGAAACAGCGCTTGATTGTGAACCTGTTCACAAACACCTCACCCTTACCAGACCACTACACCTACCCCCAACCACCAAGATTGTGAAAAATGGTGCAATATGGACGCTATCAAGGGGGCGAATTTATCGGACCGAGATTCCGGCATCGAAGGGGCAAAAACAACAAAAAATTTGACAAGGGGAAGGGCATTGGTTATAATCGAAATTCTATAGTTGAGTTGATGGTCTTAATAATTAGGAGGAGTTTCCGGTGAAGGTTTTCGATACTGAACAGATTAGAAATATTGCCCTCTTAGGTCAGCGGGGATGCGGCAAAACCAGCCTTGCCGACGCCATCGCCTTTTCGGCCGGGATTAGTAACCGGCAGGGGAAGGTGGACGAAGGCACCTCCCTGTCGGACTTCACCGATGCGGAAATTAACCGGAAGACCTCCATCGGGCTGTCGATTCTGGCTTGCCCCTGGAAGAGCAGCAAAATCAACCTCCTGGACCTCCCCGGGCATCCCGATTTTATCGGTGAGATGATTGTCGGTCTGAATGTGGCGGAGCTGGCGGTCATGGTTATCAATGCCACCGCCGGTATCGAGGTTGGGACCGAGATTCAGTATCGCTATGTCGAGAAGTTTAAGCTGCCCCGGATATTCTTTATCAACAAGGTTGAGAAAGAGCATGTCAAAACTCTCGAAATCATAAAACAGATTCAAGAGCGGTACGGAATTCATGCGATACCGTTGCAGTTGGCGATAGGCGATGGGCTGGAATTCAAGGGTATCGTTGACCTGGTGAAGATGAAAGGGTATTCTTTCGATGCCAAAGGGACCCCGAGCGAGATGGAGATTCCCTCCGGGATAAAAGCGGCGGCGACAGAAGCGCGCCAGAAACTGGTGGAGGCGGTGGCGGAGGCCGATGACGCTCTTCTGGAGAAATTTTTCGACAAGGGGGAATTGACGCCGGCGGAAGTTTTGGAAGGGCTGAAGAAAGCGGTCAAAAAGCGCCTGCTCTATCCCATCCTGCTTGGCTCGGCTGAGAAGAATGCCGGAACGCAGCTTCTGATGGATTTTGTTGCTGATTTTGCGCCATCGCCGAAAGATATGTCGCCTGTTAATATGCTGCTGGCAGGGAAGGACGAGGTAGGCTCAGTCAACGTGGAGGCGTCGGGTAAGCCTCTGGCATATATTTTCAAATCTCTGGCCGAGGCGCATATCGGCGAGATTTCGCTTTTCAAAGTAATATCCGGCAAAATCAACCAGGGGCTGGACCTTCATAATCACACCCAGAATTCCTCGGAAAGAATTGGTCAGATTTACAGCGTCAGCGGCAAAGAGCGCTCGGAGATTGAAGCGGTTGTGGCCGGCGATATCGGCGCTTTC encodes the following:
- a CDS encoding T9SS type A sorting domain-containing protein encodes the protein MMQKRTLYSLLLASLLLVFAFSFATAQTVTFQSKTVPRCATTILNITVNTPEPLSAFEIVFTLSGSYSDFSVNFDAGLTALPDRVLQVGGTPDTVRMAAMRINTGDNCLPAGTTVVGQIHLKTGDICSGSIVVSGATITGTSQCGCPIGASTKLVKCSPVEELATTVVAGTVTVQNATPTIACPGPITVPWGTVVEFDVTGNDTDLGNGCETLQYSKVSGPGSVNLTTGHFIWATGGDDICVSTVVLRVTDKCGATADCSVEICVTNEPPVITSDPDAVLQAVWAILLSGQVVANDPDGGPSALSYSLVSFDGPTYYGTGFNLDANTGEWTWDIGDNSDYLGDFTLCIAASDGAEICPPCNVTNADTACYKIHVSGFTIWIEKVHDQLQGHYATASIYLDSAFVPAGFTSDLIGGFDFLIAYDASALTFTQATPGALIDSGGFEYFTYRFGPFGNCGSGCPSGMLRVVGLRETNNGATNPNHVAGPGELVVLHFFVTNDRTLNCMFVPIRFFWLDCADNVMASEDGNLLYLGLKVFDFLGNEITDPVSYGFNGPADTCYDTVFNDTGGVKNAPLGAIIFRNGGIDIICSDSIDARGDINLNGIPNEIGDAVVFTNYFISGLAAFTINLEGQIAATEVNGDGIPLSVADLVYLIRVIVGDALPYAKVTPGTVAEFYSNGKDITVKTPVDIGGALFVFEGEVTPMLANDARDMELKYATVDGMTRVLVYSMERGRLTSGSVLTLSSEATLISVEAATYYGSILETRKNFVPTEFGLSQNYPNPFNPTTTIELALPVASDWSVSIYNVSGQRVAAFSGYSPAGVVTVNWDAANMASGLYFYKAEAGAFSATKKMVLLK
- the fusA gene encoding elongation factor G encodes the protein MKVFDTEQIRNIALLGQRGCGKTSLADAIAFSAGISNRQGKVDEGTSLSDFTDAEINRKTSIGLSILACPWKSSKINLLDLPGHPDFIGEMIVGLNVAELAVMVINATAGIEVGTEIQYRYVEKFKLPRIFFINKVEKEHVKTLEIIKQIQERYGIHAIPLQLAIGDGLEFKGIVDLVKMKGYSFDAKGTPSEMEIPSGIKAAATEARQKLVEAVAEADDALLEKFFDKGELTPAEVLEGLKKAVKKRLLYPILLGSAEKNAGTQLLMDFVADFAPSPKDMSPVNMLLAGKDEVGSVNVEASGKPLAYIFKSLAEAHIGEISLFKVISGKINQGLDLHNHTQNSSERIGQIYSVSGKERSEIEAVVAGDIGAFVKLKSSKMGDTLGDKELRFVMPKVEFPEPVMDIGVKPRSKGDEEKLGTGLSKLRDEDPTFRLVIDPALRQTVMFTQGSTHTEILIEKLKRKFGVEVDLFKPRIPYRETIKTKVEIQHKYKKQSGGRGQYGDVHLRLEPNKRGAGFEFLDEITGGVIPGKYIPSVEKGVVEAMLEGGLSGSPVVDIKVAVFYGSYHEVDSSDMAFKIAASMAFKEGFLKCNPVLLEPIDIVEVLVPDDFTGDVMGNLSGRRGRIMGMDPDGRYQRIKATVPQAELYNYSVDLRSMTSGQGVYTRSFSHYEEVPREITEKVVEEIKRSKEE